The Neorhizobium sp. NCHU2750 genome contains the following window.
GCGGCCGACGCCATATAGCGAGTGGAGGCGCATGTCCTCCGGCGTCAGGCGCCAGGAGGTTCCCGCCCAGTGCCAGGTCGAGCCGCCGGCATAGCGGATGAAGGTCTGGTCATAGGCATCGGGACCGGTGAACTGCAGATAGGCGGCATCCCCCTTTTCGGCGCCGGTCGGATGCGGCGCCCAAGGGCGCGGCGGATAGGCGACGGACGTATCGCCCTTCACGCCGAGCGGCGCATTGCGCCAGTTCTCGACCACTTCCGCACGGGTGACGCGCGGGCCGGCCTCGATCATCAGCACGGAATGGCCTTGATCGATGAGTTGCTCGGCAATCACGACGCCGACAACGCCCGTTCCGACGATGACGACGTCGGCACTGTTCTTGGTAACCATTGGGATAAGACTTTTCTCGGCTGATGTGTTCAGAAACGCGGCATCGGGGCGGATAGCGGCACGTTGGGTCGTGTCCACAGGTTAGGCCCGGAGAACCCGTAGGAGGGGATGGTGACGACGTCGCTCGTCGTCTTGAAGGTCAGCGCCTCTTCATAGGTAAAGACGGCTGCATCCCGCTTTTCGGAGGAACAGCCGGAATACCAGGCGAAGATCACCCAATGGGCAAAGTCCTTCAGTTCGCCATCCGGAATGTCGGCGAAGAAATCCTCGACCTGCGATCCGTTCTTCTTCTCGGCAATGGCGATGATCGCGTCGAGCATCTGCGCCAGGTTCTGGTGCTGGGTCGTCGCCGTCTCGGTGATGCGCGCCCCGACAGCCGGGTTGAGATCGTGGTTGATCAGCAGGCCGGACAATTTCATGAACCGCTCCTGCATGCCGCTGTCGACGGCGGCGAGCGAGGCGGTGGGACAGAGCGATGCCGCCATCGTCCCGGCAAACAGGGTTACACCGCCGAGCAGCAGGCCGCGCCGCGACAGCAACGGCATGTCGATCCGATGTCTTGATTGATTACGCATCATGTTCCTTGCCATGGAAAGGGGGAGGCGCATGCCTCGGGTTTGGAGCTTTCCGACGATGCTGGCGCGTTGTATGTGCTGGAAGCGTCAGGCAGGATCCCGTGCAGCACCGCAAGTGTCGGTGCTTTGATGTCCGTCGGAGCGTGATAGGGAGGAAAGGCGCCAGTATCGGTCATGCAAGGGTTACACAGGAATTGGGATGACAGCTTTTGCCGCGGTGATAGGCCGCACCTGCCTGCCCAAAAATAGTTGGATAGCTGATTATCAGCTACGCCACTAATTGATGATTGTCAATTTGATTGAGGAGGCGATTTGGCCGTGAAGTTGACTGCCGATTACATGCTGAATACCCACGGGATCCTGCTTCGGCGCTGCCAGCAGGTGGCGCAGGCTCTGTTCATGGAGGAGGCGAGGGATCTGGATTTCTCCCCGACTCAGTTCAGCGCGCTGGCGTTCATCGATATCGAGCCGGGCATTCACCAGAACCGGCTTGGCGAACAGATCGCCCTCGATCGTTCTTCCGTGACGAAATGTGCTGAAATTCTGGAGGAGCGTGGCCTGATCCGCCGCGAGGTCGACCGCAAGGACAAGCGGGCCCGGCTGCTGTTCATCACCCCGGAGGGGGAACTCATGCTCGAACAGGTCCGCGCCGCGGCGGCAAGAGCCCGAAGCCGCATCGAAAGCGCCATGGGGGCAGGGGAGTTTGCCACGTTCCTCAAGAACATGAAGGCTTTCAGCGAGATATTGGACAAGGCGCCTGTGTGACCGGCAGCTTGCAGGCCTTGTCTCCTGCTTCGGCCTTAAATGGTCTCAGGCGACGCTACGCAGGTCGAAATCCACCCGGATCACGTCATAGGGTACGTGAATGCGACCCTCGTCATTGACCTCGATAAAGCCCCATTCGATGAGCGGCACGACGTCTTCGTGGACACGCTTGAGATCACGGCCAAGGGCTGTCGCCAGAGCGCGGTAGGTTGAGGAGCCGATCGTCTGCAGCATTTCGACCAGAGCCCAGCGTTTCGGCGTCAACACAGAGAAAAGCTGCTCGGGCGAAGAGAAGCTGAAGATATGCTCCTGTTCCTCACCGGAGGTCAACGCCGCCAGGAAACCAGCTGCGGCACTACGCAGTGTTGTCTCGTCGTTGCGTTCAATTCTGACAATCGCCTTGGTCATCGGCCTCGCTGCCTCCTGACATGCACATCTTCCAGAAAATCTGCGATCAGTTTTTCCATGGTCGAAAACTGGTAATTCTCTTCTCGCCCATGAATATGCCTGTGGTCGCCTTTGCCCCTCTCGTTGTCGTAAGCGACAAGCCGCTCTCCGTCTCGGCCATAGAACAGCCTGTATTTATAACCGTGCTGACTACCCGGGACGGGCGCGGGCACTTTCCAGACCACCATTTCCACAATGGCGCCGTCGGTAAGAATGCTTTTCGACCGATAAAGCAGTTGCGCCTTCATGTTGGCGATAATGCCAACATGAAGGCGCTCTGTCAAAACCGCATGATCTTATCGCTCAATGCTCTTCGTATTGCGTGAAGCTCGGCTCGGCGAGGTCGCCGAAGCGGGTGAATTCGGACATGAAGGCGAGCTTGACGGTGCCGGTCGGTCCGTGGCGCTGCTTGGCGATGATCACGTCCGCCGTGCCCTTCACCTTGTCCATATGCGCTTCCCATTCCGGATATTTCGGATCGGAAATATCGCGCGGCTCCATGTTCTTGACGTAATATTCCTCGCGGAACACGAACAGCACCACGTCGGCGTCCTGCTCGATCGAACCGGATTCACGCAGGTCGGAAAGCTGCGGGCGCTTGTCTTCGCGGCTTTCGACGCCGCGTGACAGCTGTGACAGCGCGATGATCGGCACGTTGAGTTCCTTGCCGAGCGCTTTCAGACCCGTAGTGATCTGGGTGATTTCCTGCACGCGGTTTTCACCGGATTTGCCGGAGCCGGTCATCAGCTGGATATAGTCCACCACCAGGCAGTCGAGGCCGCGCTGGCGCTTCAGCCGGCGGGCACGGGCGGAAAGCTGGGCAATCGAGATACCACCGGTCTGGTCGATGAACAGCGGCACCTTCTGCATCATCTGGGAGCAGGCGACGAGCTTTTCGAAATCGGCCTCGGTAATGTCACCGCGGCGGATTTTTGACGAGGAGACTTCCGTCTGCTCGGAAATGATACGGGTGGCGAGCTGTTCGGACGACATTTCGAGCGAATAGAAGCCCACCACGCCGCCGTTCTTGGCCTTGAATGATCCGTCCGGATTGACGTCCGGTTCGTAGGAAGCGGCAATGTTATAGGCGATATTGGTGGCAAGCGAGGTCTTGCCCATGCCGGGGCGTCCCGCAAGCACGATCAAGTCGGAACGCTGCAACCCGCCCATCTTGGCATCAAGCGACATGATGCCGGTCGAAATGCCGGAAAGCGAGCCATCGCGTTCGAAGGCCTGTCCCGCCATGTCGATCGCAAGCGCCACCGCGTCGTTGAACGACTGGAAACCGCCATCGTAGCGGCCGGTTTCGGCCAGTTCGAACAGGCGCCGTTCGGTATCCTCGATCTGGCTCTGCGGCGGCATGTCGAGCGGCGCGTCATAGGCAATGTTGACGACATCCTCGCCGATGGTGATCAGCGCCCGGCGCAGCGCCAGATCGTAGATCGCCCGGCCATAATCCTCCGCGTTGATGATTGACACGGCATTGGCGGCAAGGCGCGCGAGATATTGCGCCACCGTCAGGTCGCCCACCTTGTCGTCGGCCGGCAGGAAGGTTTTCAGCGTGATCGGGTTCGCCGTCTTGCCCATGCGGATGATGTCGCCGGCAACCTCGTAGATCTTCCGGTGAAGCGGTTCGTAGAGATGCGGCGGCTTCAAAAAGTCCGAAACACGGTAATAGGCGTCGTTGTTGACCAGGATCGCGCCGAGCAGCGCCTGTTCTGCCTCGATATTGTTCGGCGCCTCGCGATAGTGCGGCGCCGCATCCTTGTTGCTGAGGGAGGCTACGTTGCGCGCGACTTCGTTCATGATCTTC
Protein-coding sequences here:
- a CDS encoding sugar dehydrogenase complex small subunit → MMRNQSRHRIDMPLLSRRGLLLGGVTLFAGTMAASLCPTASLAAVDSGMQERFMKLSGLLINHDLNPAVGARITETATTQHQNLAQMLDAIIAIAEKKNGSQVEDFFADIPDGELKDFAHWVIFAWYSGCSSEKRDAAVFTYEEALTFKTTSDVVTIPSYGFSGPNLWTRPNVPLSAPMPRF
- a CDS encoding MarR family transcriptional regulator; translation: MKLTADYMLNTHGILLRRCQQVAQALFMEEARDLDFSPTQFSALAFIDIEPGIHQNRLGEQIALDRSSVTKCAEILEERGLIRREVDRKDKRARLLFITPEGELMLEQVRAAAARARSRIESAMGAGEFATFLKNMKAFSEILDKAPV
- a CDS encoding transcriptional regulator encodes the protein MTKAIVRIERNDETTLRSAAAGFLAALTSGEEQEHIFSFSSPEQLFSVLTPKRWALVEMLQTIGSSTYRALATALGRDLKRVHEDVVPLIEWGFIEVNDEGRIHVPYDVIRVDFDLRSVA
- a CDS encoding DUF6516 family protein: MTERLHVGIIANMKAQLLYRSKSILTDGAIVEMVVWKVPAPVPGSQHGYKYRLFYGRDGERLVAYDNERGKGDHRHIHGREENYQFSTMEKLIADFLEDVHVRRQRGR
- a CDS encoding replicative DNA helicase, whose protein sequence is MNEVARNVASLSNKDAAPHYREAPNNIEAEQALLGAILVNNDAYYRVSDFLKPPHLYEPLHRKIYEVAGDIIRMGKTANPITLKTFLPADDKVGDLTVAQYLARLAANAVSIINAEDYGRAIYDLALRRALITIGEDVVNIAYDAPLDMPPQSQIEDTERRLFELAETGRYDGGFQSFNDAVALAIDMAGQAFERDGSLSGISTGIMSLDAKMGGLQRSDLIVLAGRPGMGKTSLATNIAYNIAASYEPDVNPDGSFKAKNGGVVGFYSLEMSSEQLATRIISEQTEVSSSKIRRGDITEADFEKLVACSQMMQKVPLFIDQTGGISIAQLSARARRLKRQRGLDCLVVDYIQLMTGSGKSGENRVQEITQITTGLKALGKELNVPIIALSQLSRGVESREDKRPQLSDLRESGSIEQDADVVLFVFREEYYVKNMEPRDISDPKYPEWEAHMDKVKGTADVIIAKQRHGPTGTVKLAFMSEFTRFGDLAEPSFTQYEEH